A window from Erythrobacter sp. YJ-T3-07 encodes these proteins:
- a CDS encoding GNAT family N-acetyltransferase: MAAEPVQIAFTLGARRLFSARRMLTPLAFSLEDALAARTPAGVNASADGVRVLSAPVAMADAIAARFPDHVVGAREDFGRHYIAMDGSFEDYLARFSGKTRSTLRRKSRKFAHADGGTLDVRSYSTPEEVVRFLDLALPLSEKTYQARLLDAGLPDSEQACAAMLADAAADRMRCFLLFLHGEPVAYLSLPVRGDTLVYAHLGYDPAHAALSAGTVLQMEALRMLFEEERFRFFDFTEGEGAHKALFGTHAIACCSFVLLRPTLGNRVLLGARAGFDAGVARGKAVVQGNRSLASARRLLKA; the protein is encoded by the coding sequence ATGGCCGCCGAGCCGGTCCAGATCGCCTTCACGCTGGGCGCGCGGCGGCTGTTCTCGGCCAGGCGCATGCTCACACCGCTGGCCTTTTCCCTCGAAGACGCGCTGGCGGCTCGTACGCCTGCCGGGGTGAACGCAAGTGCCGATGGAGTACGCGTCCTGTCCGCGCCGGTGGCCATGGCAGACGCTATCGCGGCGCGCTTTCCCGATCATGTTGTCGGCGCCCGCGAGGATTTCGGCCGCCACTACATCGCGATGGACGGCAGTTTCGAGGATTACCTCGCCCGGTTTTCGGGCAAGACGCGCAGCACGCTGCGGCGCAAGTCGCGCAAGTTCGCACACGCCGATGGCGGCACGCTCGATGTGCGGAGCTATTCCACGCCGGAGGAGGTCGTGCGCTTCCTCGATCTGGCTCTGCCACTGTCGGAAAAGACCTATCAGGCCCGGCTGCTCGATGCCGGGCTGCCCGATAGCGAGCAGGCGTGTGCCGCGATGCTGGCCGATGCTGCGGCGGACCGGATGCGCTGCTTCCTGCTGTTCCTGCATGGCGAGCCCGTCGCGTACCTGTCGCTGCCGGTGCGCGGGGACACGCTGGTCTATGCCCATCTCGGCTACGATCCCGCGCATGCGGCGCTGTCCGCCGGGACGGTGCTTCAGATGGAGGCGCTGCGGATGCTGTTCGAGGAAGAGCGCTTCCGGTTCTTCGATTTCACCGAGGGGGAAGGCGCGCACAAGGCGCTGTTTGGGACGCACGCGATTGCCTGCTGTTCCTTCGTGCTGCTGCGACCGACCCTCGGCAACCGGGTGCTGCTGGGTGCGCGGGCCGGATTCGATGCGGGCGTCGCCCGGGGCAAGGCGGTGGTGCAGGGCAATCGCTCGCTGGCTTCGGCGCGCAGGCTGCTCAAGGCATAG
- a CDS encoding NAD(P)/FAD-dependent oxidoreductase, which produces MDSSDTDFDVLIVGAGISGIGMAAHLEMECPDKRYAILERRERLGGTWDLFRYPGVRSDSDMHTLGFIFEPWKHEKSIADASSILEYLNHIVDERGIRENIRFEMMVESADFDSSTARWIVTVLTAEGERKRLTANWLYLGSGYYDYDEPYDPGFELGEFEGEAVHPQFWPEDLSYEGKHVVVIGSGATAVTIVPAMADKATRVTMLQRTPTWMFSRPARDGLANFLRKILPQETAYKITRWKNVVMQDIGFKRAQSQPEKVKEFLTKKMQGHLGDKYDPAAFTPPYDPWDQRLCLVPDADLFEAIKSGKAEVVTGRIARFARDAVVLEDGQEIRADIIVTATGLKLAVAGKIAISVDGDPVDFSQRYYYKGCMFSNLPNLAVVFGYLNASWTLRADLNAAYVCDVIKMMDARGMDIAVPALSAADEAALEDDDIFDFSSGYIQRSKAIMPKNAVSFPWRLNQDYRVDRKQMKSDPVDDGILHFRALPHAPVSDAAPARTTTARSTT; this is translated from the coding sequence ATGGATAGCAGTGACACCGATTTCGACGTGCTGATCGTCGGCGCGGGTATTTCCGGCATCGGGATGGCCGCGCATCTGGAGATGGAGTGCCCGGACAAGCGCTATGCGATCCTCGAAAGGCGCGAGCGGCTGGGCGGCACCTGGGATCTGTTCCGCTACCCCGGCGTGCGCTCGGACAGCGACATGCACACGCTCGGCTTCATCTTCGAACCGTGGAAGCACGAGAAGAGCATCGCCGATGCCTCCTCGATCCTCGAATACCTCAACCACATCGTCGACGAGCGCGGCATTCGGGAGAATATCCGCTTCGAAATGATGGTCGAGAGCGCCGATTTCGATTCATCGACCGCGCGCTGGATCGTCACCGTCCTCACCGCCGAAGGCGAGCGCAAGCGGCTGACCGCGAACTGGCTCTATCTCGGCTCTGGCTATTACGATTACGACGAACCCTACGATCCCGGCTTCGAGCTAGGCGAATTCGAGGGCGAGGCGGTCCACCCGCAGTTCTGGCCCGAAGACCTGTCTTACGAGGGCAAGCACGTGGTGGTCATCGGATCGGGCGCGACAGCGGTCACCATCGTGCCCGCGATGGCGGACAAGGCGACCAGGGTCACGATGCTCCAGCGCACGCCCACCTGGATGTTCAGCCGCCCCGCGCGCGACGGGCTGGCCAATTTCCTGCGCAAGATCCTGCCACAGGAGACCGCGTACAAGATCACCCGCTGGAAAAACGTGGTCATGCAGGACATCGGCTTCAAGCGCGCGCAGAGCCAGCCGGAGAAGGTCAAGGAATTCTTGACCAAGAAGATGCAGGGTCATCTGGGCGACAAGTACGACCCGGCCGCGTTCACACCGCCCTACGACCCATGGGACCAGCGGCTGTGCCTGGTGCCCGATGCCGACCTGTTCGAGGCGATCAAGAGCGGCAAGGCCGAGGTCGTGACGGGCAGGATTGCCCGCTTCGCCAGGGACGCGGTGGTGCTGGAGGACGGGCAGGAAATCCGCGCGGACATCATCGTCACCGCGACCGGCCTCAAGCTCGCGGTGGCAGGCAAGATCGCGATCTCGGTCGATGGCGACCCGGTCGATTTCTCGCAGCGCTATTACTACAAGGGCTGCATGTTCTCGAACCTGCCCAATCTCGCGGTGGTGTTCGGCTATCTCAACGCTAGCTGGACTTTGCGCGCAGACCTCAATGCGGCCTATGTGTGCGACGTGATCAAGATGATGGACGCCCGGGGAATGGACATCGCGGTGCCCGCTCTGTCGGCGGCAGACGAGGCCGCGCTGGAGGACGACGACATCTTCGATTTCTCGTCCGGCTACATCCAGCGCTCCAAGGCGATCATGCCGAAAAACGCCGTCAGCTTCCCGTGGCGGCTCAACCAGGATTACCGGGTCGACCGCAAGCAGATGAAGAGCGATCCGGTCGACGACGGCATCCTGCACTTCCGCGCGCTGCCCCACGCCCCGGTGAGCGACGCGGCACCCGCCCGGACCACCACCGCCCGCAGCACGACCTGA
- a CDS encoding polysaccharide deacetylase family protein: MTSVYLTIDTEYSAALPRRPCRVDRAENFARSIACITPDGPAGITHKLQLLEQYGQRAVFFVDPMPALIWGVGAIEDVVAPILAAGQEVQLHCHTEWLGLAPAGGPFDGLVGRNIKDFTFEEQCRILEWARDTLVAAGAPVPTAFRAGNYGANRDTLRALNEIGLHYDSSHTPGISDGESALDLRATDTQPLLYEGIVEVPVSCVGDIGGGLRHAQITALSLKEMEAALLHARDGRMTCFTIVSHSFELVNRRSLAVNKVVRNRFEGLCRFLAETDGLWTADFTGSPPVRVFRRSEMPRPVPASAWTVGLRYAEQAVSNTLYGAQ; encoded by the coding sequence ATGACCAGCGTCTACCTCACCATCGATACCGAGTATTCGGCCGCGCTGCCGCGTCGGCCATGCCGGGTCGACCGGGCGGAGAACTTCGCCCGGTCGATCGCCTGCATCACGCCCGATGGGCCTGCCGGGATCACCCACAAGCTGCAGTTGCTGGAGCAATACGGCCAGCGCGCGGTGTTCTTCGTCGATCCGATGCCCGCGCTGATCTGGGGTGTCGGCGCGATCGAGGATGTGGTCGCACCGATCCTCGCCGCAGGTCAGGAGGTGCAACTGCATTGCCATACCGAATGGCTCGGGCTGGCCCCGGCAGGCGGACCATTCGACGGACTGGTCGGCCGCAATATCAAGGACTTCACGTTCGAGGAGCAATGCCGCATCCTCGAATGGGCGCGCGACACGCTGGTCGCGGCGGGTGCGCCGGTCCCGACTGCGTTTCGCGCGGGCAATTATGGTGCGAACCGCGATACCCTGCGCGCGCTGAACGAGATCGGACTGCATTACGACAGCAGCCACACGCCCGGCATCTCCGATGGCGAAAGCGCGCTCGACCTGCGCGCGACCGACACCCAGCCGCTGCTGTACGAGGGGATCGTCGAAGTGCCGGTGTCCTGCGTGGGCGACATCGGCGGCGGGCTGCGGCATGCGCAGATCACCGCGCTTTCGCTGAAGGAGATGGAGGCAGCTCTGCTCCATGCTCGTGACGGGCGGATGACCTGCTTCACCATCGTCTCGCACAGTTTCGAGCTGGTCAATCGCCGCAGTCTCGCGGTGAACAAGGTGGTTCGGAATCGCTTCGAGGGGTTGTGCCGCTTCCTTGCAGAGACCGACGGCCTGTGGACCGCGGACTTTACCGGGTCGCCCCCGGTCAGGGTCTTCCGGCGATCAGAGATGCCCCGCCCGGTTCCGGCCAGCGCGTGGACGGTGGGCCTGCGCTATGCCGAACAGGCTGTTTCAAACACGCTCTACGGCGCGCAGTAA
- a CDS encoding CPBP family intramembrane glutamic endopeptidase codes for MKQRSLARNRLRRLSWLRFVLQLATVAGIYLGVSVAVPFAFLLADGGDAQNFVMTNPMLLSSAVLSMLAALIVARAWLASDRCLRHAWSIRPPVNPRRTLGLAALGLGGIVALFGLGGMAIDALDLPKVDISMITDLATAGPVSFALWIVLVAWFVAGFGEELLYRGFLMDRLMRLRGMRGAKWPAAIIQAAIFGLAHLYQGLGGVLVTAMVGLFLAWLRIANRGNLWACILAHAAVDTLMLSLAYSESLGWLS; via the coding sequence ATGAAGCAGCGCTCCCTCGCCCGAAACCGCCTTCGCCGCCTCAGCTGGCTGCGGTTCGTGCTTCAGCTTGCCACCGTCGCCGGGATTTACCTTGGCGTCTCGGTCGCAGTTCCCTTCGCCTTTCTGCTGGCGGACGGCGGGGACGCGCAGAATTTCGTAATGACCAATCCCATGCTGCTGTCCAGCGCAGTGCTCAGCATGCTCGCCGCGCTGATCGTGGCGCGCGCCTGGCTGGCCTCCGACCGTTGCCTGCGCCACGCGTGGAGCATCCGCCCGCCGGTCAATCCGCGGCGCACGCTGGGGCTGGCGGCACTTGGTCTGGGAGGCATCGTCGCGCTGTTCGGGCTGGGCGGGATGGCGATCGATGCGCTGGACCTGCCGAAGGTCGACATTTCGATGATCACCGATCTGGCAACGGCCGGCCCGGTCAGCTTCGCGCTGTGGATCGTGCTGGTCGCGTGGTTTGTCGCAGGCTTCGGCGAAGAGCTGCTCTATCGCGGGTTCCTGATGGACCGGCTGATGCGGCTGCGCGGGATGCGCGGCGCGAAGTGGCCCGCAGCGATCATCCAGGCCGCGATCTTCGGGCTGGCGCATCTCTATCAGGGGCTTGGCGGAGTGCTGGTGACCGCGATGGTCGGGCTGTTCCTCGCCTGGCTGCGGATCGCCAATCGCGGCAATCTGTGGGCGTGTATCCTCGCCCACGCGGCAGTCGATACGCTGATGCTCAGCCTTGCCTACAGCGAGAGCCTGGGCTGGCTGAGCTAA
- the rplA gene encoding 50S ribosomal protein L1, with protein MATLSKKQKTLTEKLDAEKLYTFDEALSTLREHKAKFDETVEVAMNLGVDPRHADQMVRGMVSLPSGTGKTVRVAVFAKGDNADKALAAGADKVGAEDLMEDMQAGNLDYDRVIATPDMMGVVGRLGKVLGPKGLMPNPKLGTVTPNVEQAVKDAKGGQVEFRVEKMGIIHSGLGKLSFKDEELKTNFKAFTDAIVKAKPSGAKGKYVKKVTLTSSMGPGLKIDLSEVEGA; from the coding sequence ATGGCTACTTTGAGCAAGAAGCAGAAGACGCTGACCGAGAAGCTGGACGCCGAAAAGCTGTACACCTTTGACGAAGCGCTGAGCACGCTGCGCGAGCACAAGGCGAAGTTCGACGAAACCGTCGAAGTCGCAATGAACCTCGGCGTCGATCCGCGCCACGCCGACCAGATGGTCCGCGGCATGGTCTCGCTCCCCTCGGGCACCGGCAAGACCGTTCGCGTCGCCGTGTTCGCCAAGGGCGACAATGCCGACAAGGCGCTGGCTGCCGGTGCTGACAAGGTTGGCGCGGAAGACCTGATGGAAGACATGCAGGCCGGTAACCTCGACTATGACCGCGTCATCGCGACGCCGGACATGATGGGTGTCGTCGGCCGCCTCGGTAAGGTGCTGGGCCCCAAGGGCCTGATGCCGAACCCGAAGCTGGGCACCGTGACCCCGAACGTGGAACAGGCCGTGAAGGACGCCAAGGGCGGCCAGGTCGAATTCCGCGTCGAAAAGATGGGCATCATCCACTCGGGCCTCGGCAAGCTGTCGTTCAAGGACGAAGAGCTGAAGACCAATTTCAAGGCCTTCACCGATGCGATCGTCAAGGCGAAGCCCTCGGGCGCGAAGGGCAAGTACGTCAAGAAGGTCACCCTGACCTCCTCGATGGGCCCGGGCCTGAAGATCGACCTGAGCGAAGTCGAAGGCGCGTAA
- a CDS encoding TonB-dependent receptor, whose amino-acid sequence MIRPMARGWLTAQRIVARALNMPCHPLRFALLATAGLATPALAQEASDGEQDTVIVVTGRGLEETPAAPAYGTVEITREEVLGTPSGRIEEALAGVAGVQQFRRSDSRSSNPTAQGVTLRALGGNATSRALVTLDGVPMADPFFGYIPFAALLPEQVGRIAATRGGGSGPFGAGALAGTIAIESLSPERQAPLGASVLVNDRGGTEAAGSFSQALGAGYATGAVRWDRGPGFYTAPEDQRVVASVPARFDSVSGQLRAVMPLASDLELQARVLAFDDARTLRFAGADSSGSGQDYSVRLVGRGRWQVDALGYVQARNFSNLVVSSSRFVPVLDQRNTPSTGLGGKIEVRPPVGGAHTLRLGVDYRRASGELQETPISAFTGQVTARRRAGGVTSDLGLFVEDDWQVGQLVLTGGLRADRTVIADGFYRETTPTGAMMTDTAFADRSDWTLTWRGGALFRATPSLDLRAAAYSGLRLPTLNELYRPFVVFPVVTEANATLANEELRGVELGLDWRPLAGIALSLTAFDNRLENAIANVTLGPNLRQRRNLPAIETRGVEAGLRVARGPIRFDGSLSFSDPRVEGEGASLALDGNRPPQSPRWMAAASIAYAPSDRARIALSLRHVGDQFEDDLETDVLPAFTTLGAYAQVPLVGQLDLVLRAENLFDETIVTRNDGGDLDLGAPRTLWAGIRYGF is encoded by the coding sequence ATGATCCGCCCGATGGCGAGAGGGTGGCTGACGGCGCAGCGCATCGTGGCTAGGGCATTGAACATGCCCTGCCACCCGCTCCGCTTCGCTCTTCTGGCCACCGCTGGCCTTGCCACGCCCGCACTGGCGCAGGAGGCGTCCGACGGCGAGCAGGACACCGTGATCGTGGTCACCGGGCGCGGGCTGGAGGAGACTCCCGCAGCGCCCGCATATGGCACGGTCGAGATCACCCGGGAGGAGGTGCTGGGCACTCCGTCGGGCCGTATCGAGGAGGCGCTGGCAGGCGTCGCAGGCGTCCAGCAGTTCCGCCGCTCGGACAGCCGATCCTCCAACCCGACCGCACAGGGCGTGACCTTGCGCGCGCTGGGCGGAAATGCCACGAGCCGCGCGCTAGTGACGCTCGACGGGGTGCCGATGGCGGACCCGTTTTTCGGCTACATTCCCTTCGCCGCGCTGCTGCCCGAACAGGTCGGGCGGATCGCAGCGACGCGCGGCGGTGGGTCCGGCCCATTCGGCGCAGGTGCCTTGGCCGGGACGATCGCGATCGAGAGCCTGTCGCCCGAGAGGCAGGCTCCGCTGGGCGCGAGCGTGCTGGTGAACGATCGCGGCGGGACCGAGGCGGCGGGTTCGTTTTCCCAGGCGCTTGGCGCAGGCTACGCGACCGGCGCGGTGCGCTGGGATCGCGGGCCGGGGTTCTACACGGCCCCCGAAGACCAGCGCGTCGTTGCCAGCGTGCCCGCACGGTTCGACAGCGTCTCGGGCCAACTGCGTGCGGTGATGCCGCTGGCGAGCGATCTGGAACTGCAGGCGCGGGTGCTGGCGTTCGACGATGCGCGCACATTGCGCTTCGCCGGGGCGGACAGTTCCGGCAGTGGGCAGGACTATTCGGTCCGGCTCGTCGGGCGCGGGCGCTGGCAGGTGGATGCGCTGGGCTATGTGCAGGCACGCAACTTCTCCAACCTCGTCGTCAGTTCGAGCCGCTTCGTGCCCGTGCTCGACCAGCGTAATACGCCCTCGACCGGACTCGGCGGCAAGATCGAGGTGCGCCCCCCGGTGGGCGGGGCGCATACCTTGCGCCTCGGGGTCGACTATCGTCGGGCTTCGGGCGAATTGCAGGAGACCCCGATCAGTGCGTTCACCGGGCAGGTCACTGCGCGGCGGCGTGCGGGCGGGGTCACCAGCGATCTCGGGTTGTTCGTAGAGGACGACTGGCAAGTAGGACAGCTGGTCCTGACCGGCGGGCTGCGCGCCGACCGGACGGTGATCGCGGACGGGTTCTATCGTGAGACCACCCCGACCGGTGCGATGATGACCGACACGGCCTTTGCCGACCGCAGCGACTGGACGCTGACCTGGCGTGGTGGCGCGCTGTTCCGGGCGACGCCGTCGCTCGACCTGCGGGCGGCGGCCTATAGCGGGCTCCGGTTGCCGACCCTGAACGAGCTGTACCGCCCCTTCGTGGTCTTCCCCGTGGTCACCGAGGCCAATGCCACCCTCGCCAACGAGGAGCTGCGCGGGGTCGAGTTGGGGCTCGACTGGCGACCGCTTGCAGGCATCGCGCTATCGCTGACTGCCTTCGACAACCGGCTGGAGAACGCGATTGCCAACGTCACCCTCGGCCCGAATTTGCGCCAGCGGCGCAACCTGCCCGCGATCGAAACGCGCGGGGTCGAAGCCGGACTGCGTGTGGCGCGGGGGCCGATCCGCTTCGACGGCAGCCTCTCCTTCTCCGACCCGCGCGTCGAGGGCGAGGGGGCGTCGCTGGCGCTCGACGGGAATCGACCTCCGCAAAGCCCGCGCTGGATGGCTGCGGCGAGCATCGCCTACGCTCCGTCGGACCGGGCCCGTATTGCGCTCTCGCTGCGCCATGTCGGCGACCAGTTCGAGGATGACCTTGAAACCGATGTCCTGCCCGCGTTCACCACGCTGGGGGCCTACGCGCAGGTGCCGCTTGTAGGACAGCTCGATCTCGT
- the rplK gene encoding 50S ribosomal protein L11, with protein MAKKIEGYINLQVPAGTANPSPPIGPALGQRGVNIMEFCKAFNAATQDLEKGAPIPTKITVYADRSFTFVTKSPPASFLIKKAMKIKSGSKEPGKNIIGSIKTSQLAEIAETKMKDLNANDIDQAVKIIAGSARSMGIEVVEG; from the coding sequence ATGGCCAAGAAGATCGAAGGTTACATCAACCTTCAGGTGCCCGCCGGCACCGCCAACCCCTCGCCGCCGATCGGCCCTGCGCTGGGTCAGCGCGGCGTGAACATCATGGAATTCTGCAAGGCGTTCAACGCCGCGACGCAGGACCTCGAAAAGGGCGCTCCGATCCCGACCAAGATCACGGTCTATGCGGATCGCAGCTTCACCTTCGTCACGAAGTCGCCGCCCGCGAGCTTCCTCATCAAGAAGGCGATGAAGATCAAGTCGGGTTCGAAAGAGCCGGGCAAGAACATCATCGGCTCGATCAAGACAAGCCAGCTGGCCGAGATCGCGGAGACCAAGATGAAGGATCTCAACGCGAACGACATCGACCAGGCGGTCAAGATCATCGCCGGTTCCGCCCGTTCGATGGGCATCGAAGTGGTGGAGGGCTAA
- a CDS encoding molybdopterin-binding protein: MSERIWTAGLVVIGDEILSGRTHDKNIAQVAAWLQVQGIRLAEVRVVPDVQDRIVEAVNALRSANDYLFTTGGIGPTHDDITVDAVAVALGREVVIHPEARAILERYYADKPGGLTEDRLRMARVPDGAELIPNRMSGAPGIRIGNVFLMAGVPHITAGMLDALTGSLEGGAPLLSETMGCWTAESEVAGLLRKVEKAHEDCQIGSYPFFREGKVGANFVIRSTDAQALAACSKDLRDSLGEAGHAPVAGGI, from the coding sequence ATGAGCGAACGTATCTGGACCGCAGGGCTGGTCGTCATCGGCGACGAGATCCTCTCCGGCCGCACCCACGACAAGAACATCGCGCAGGTCGCCGCATGGCTGCAGGTGCAGGGCATCCGCCTGGCAGAGGTGCGCGTGGTCCCCGATGTGCAGGACCGGATCGTGGAGGCGGTGAACGCGCTGCGCAGCGCCAACGACTACCTCTTCACCACCGGCGGTATCGGCCCGACCCATGACGACATCACTGTGGACGCGGTCGCCGTCGCCTTGGGGCGCGAAGTGGTGATCCACCCCGAAGCACGCGCCATCCTCGAACGCTACTACGCGGACAAGCCGGGCGGCCTGACCGAAGACCGGTTGCGCATGGCACGGGTGCCCGACGGGGCTGAACTGATCCCCAACCGCATGTCCGGCGCGCCCGGGATCAGGATCGGCAACGTATTCCTGATGGCCGGCGTGCCGCACATCACCGCAGGCATGCTCGACGCGTTGACCGGCTCACTCGAAGGCGGAGCCCCGCTGCTCAGCGAAACGATGGGCTGCTGGACCGCCGAGAGCGAGGTTGCGGGCCTTCTCCGCAAGGTCGAAAAGGCGCACGAGGACTGCCAGATCGGCAGCTACCCGTTCTTCCGTGAAGGCAAGGTTGGCGCGAACTTCGTCATCCGATCGACCGATGCACAGGCACTGGCAGCGTGCTCGAAGGACCTGCGCGACAGTTTGGGCGAGGCAGGCCACGCACCGGTCGCAGGCGGGATTTGA